The genomic window CACTTTGGTGCGCAACCATTTTTctgtagaaattatttttgaagcgTGATTTGTATCTTcagtgatatatttttattttgctgtttctttAAACTAACTTAAAGTTTAAATGACGCAAAATATTCACAACATCATaacataacatttgacacaacaCATAACATTTGACATTaacgataggctgatgatgatgatgatgatgataacatttgacaaacaaacaaataacatttgaGCGTAATATTAATGAAGGTATCTAATTACAttacctaagtaggtaggtactactagGTATGCATTGGGaaactaataaatattgtgcatttacgttttatgtgttttttttttttttatcaaacggttttatttagctcaccccgtttgttttattattttattcttgggtcaaatttagtaattcaaatttcaccttctttctgtcaaccgattaatctgaaattttgtatacttacACCTTTAAtactgatgacaatacaatatagtaatatcaataacattgtaaatccaatatggccgccggcacaaaatggcggattacctatttttccacaaccccttcaatatgggtatcaaatgaaagggctacacaagtagaatactgtcagcaaccccagcggagCCCAAcaaggccaaggcctgcctgttcgaaattgttcgaaagagttaccgtggcccagGTATCTACATtcaaggcctacgacgaaacataactgtttttagtcagtaagagtctggcactcccttaccgctgctgacccagggaggggtcactactaaaaactagaaaataaaaaatccgtaaaaaaactaagttaaacggttttattttatgtgcactgaaaactagaaaataaaaaaaaaatacttacctgtcaacctacgtaggtggtcccggtcatattagattaaaataaaaacgtgggtcCCCTCTGAATactactttggtagatcatgagctctgcgttcgctggtgaagccactacggctgattattgattgtcaaaatctctaGTTACGATTATTATAGTAAGtggatgcaatccacacctattacacctctagaagaaagtactacagcaatagttaatgtttttattttagtctaatatgaccaggaccacctacgtaggttgacaggtaagtaatttatgtacctattaaagttttaatttatgtattctgAGATGtccaaataagaacaataaaagaTACATTAAGCTATTATTAAGATATGAAGTTATGATTCAATTatcctgtaaaataaataaataagttattgagtaataaaaaataaaagtatacatTGTTCTTGctgtgtttttgttaaaatccAACTCCGGACCGcttattgttgttgttgtacCTACCCCGGATATTCAATGAACACAACGAATTGAATTACGGATCTGAACAATACTTTTGTTTATGCAACAAGAATTGTAATAACACGTCAATCTTCAAAAAAACACTTGAGTGCagtatttgttttgtaactGTACATCACacccaattttaaaataacagcttgtataaactgtagttgaaaataaaatggccAGAGCTCTTATATCCAGGCTACATGTCTATTTGACTGCTGCAGCAGTATTCATACTAATTATCATCAAAGGTATCATCTATTCTGTCATTGAAGACTCGTTGCCGTCCGCAGAAGACCCGAGCTTTGTTCCGGGTGCAAAGTCAATATTCTTTCACGACACATCTTGCCGAGGCGGCCTGACTATACGTCAAGCGTGTTCGGTAGAAGCAGCGGCCAGAGCACACCCTGAGCACATTATCTACGTGCTGTTCAGCTGTCCAGTCACCAACTACGCGCAGAAGACGACCTGCCTCGCGAAGCTCCTCGAATTCCCCAATGTGAAGTTTCTGAGAGTCGACATTACTGAATTTTCCAAAGGAACAGCCGTGCAGTCTATAGTACTCAACGATATAAAACTTAGTCAGTACCCAATACAGCATGCAGCCGACATACTGAGAATTTTGACCCTTAATAAATGGGGTGGCATGTATCTGGACACAGACATGATTGTGACGAGATCTTTAGAGCATTTGCCGAAAAATTTTGTGGCTAAAGAAAATCTAGATGACGTCGCTTCGGGCATCCTGTCTTTTGCGAAAGACGGAATTGGTGCCAACATAACTAATGAACTTCTTAAGTAAGTAAGATTGTACATTATGTCTAGGGCCCACTAGACCATTTGCATCATTCAACTTTAACGGTAACAAAACCATATCCAGCCGTATACTTTCAGCCCATTGGTCATATCGGCGATTTAACAACTGAAAATACTTCAGTCATCGttttagttaaatggtgcaactcaccgtaagCATATTGTCTGAGGTAAGAATAGCTAGCTGAGCTTAATAgtcatattttgtttacagaatCATGGGCCAAGACTATAACCCAACGGGTTGGTCAGTTGTTGGTCCAGCAGCCATAGACAAGGTGCTGAAAATGTACTGCCCTCAGCTGATTCACTCGGCCAACTACCAGACAGAGCCCATCAGTAACTGTCATGGTATGCACTATGAACGCGAGATATAAGCAGATAAAATGCTTTGTCCGACAATTTGCAACAAGGTTTACCCTTACTTAGCAATTCTTCAAATGCAAATATAGAATACACTCTTACGAATGCTTGGCTAGCTCTTTTGTTGCTAGCAACGTATTTCAATCATTATTAAACCTTTTGAAACATACATAAACTCCTTAAAACAAAGCTTAGAAATcacatacttacctatttttgttttccagGTATAACAGTATTCAACTCC from Helicoverpa armigera isolate CAAS_96S chromosome 2, ASM3070526v1, whole genome shotgun sequence includes these protein-coding regions:
- the LOC135116653 gene encoding lactosylceramide 4-alpha-galactosyltransferase-like; this translates as MARALISRLHVYLTAAAVFILIIIKGIIYSVIEDSLPSAEDPSFVPGAKSIFFHDTSCRGGLTIRQACSVEAAARAHPEHIIYVLFSCPVTNYAQKTTCLAKLLEFPNVKFLRVDITEFSKGTAVQSIVLNDIKLSQYPIQHAADILRILTLNKWGGMYLDTDMIVTRSLEHLPKNFVAKENLDDVASGILSFAKDGIGANITNELLKIMGQDYNPTGWSVVGPAAIDKVLKMYCPQLIHSANYQTEPISNCHGITVFNSDLFYPYYYTEIEDIFSAPTEDFDLGRPYAYHMWDFLSHNISIHKDTVYEIVAGAFCPTIHDTYRDEFCVENKFE